A region from the Arachis ipaensis cultivar K30076 chromosome B01, Araip1.1, whole genome shotgun sequence genome encodes:
- the LOC107636172 gene encoding probable LRR receptor-like serine/threonine-protein kinase At1g06840, whose amino-acid sequence MYLSKGCKHQVLFILWFCCYLLHVSAENNITDPVEVEALNAIKQRLNDPNGNLSNWGDNDPCTSKWTGVLCYNETLDDGYLHVQELQLLSLNLTGNLAPELGNLTRLLRLNFMWNKITGSIPKEIGEIKTLQLLLLNGNNLTGPLPDELGYLPNLDRIQIDQNNISGPVPKSFANLNKTKHFHMNNNSLSGQIPPELFRLPSLVHLLLDNNKLTGYLPSDLYKLPNLLIIQLDNNNFEGNTIPSSYGNMSKLLKMSLRNCNLRGPVPDLSRIPRLLYLDLSSNQLNGSIPSNKLSNNITTIDLSNNKLTGTIPSYFSSLPVLQRLSLENNLLKGSVSSTIWQNKTLNGKKFILELQNNSLTSISGTTDIPPNVTLSLNGNPLCSNNKSLVQFCGSETADNNTNGIVSTNSSSCPAQACPPPFEYSLDCFCAAPLLVGYRLKSPGFSDFRPYVFSFQEYLSTGLSIQMDQLQFNFYWQAGPRLRMDLKLFPVYVDNSSSHIFNTTELLRLMTMFTGWHIQDSDLFGPYELLGFNLLDPYKGVVIPKSSNSKISTGALAGIILGSIACAVTLSAIVTLLILRVKLKDRPVVSKRRHSSKISIKIDGVRAFTFGELSAATNNFSNSSQVGQGGYGKVYKGILSDGTVVAIKRAQEGSLQGEKEFLTEISLLSRLHHRNLVSLLGYCDEEGEQMLVYEFMPNGTLREHISVTAKDPLSFAMRLKIALGSAKGLMYLHTEADPPIFHRDVKASNILLDSKFTAKVADFGLSRLAPVPDLEGVVPGHVSTVVKGTPGYLDPEYFLTHKLTDKSDVYSLGVVFLELLTGMQPISHGKNIVREVNVAYQSGVIFSIIDDRMGSYPSEHVEKFLTLALKCCEDEPEARPKMAEVVRELENIWSMMPESDTRKAESITSDSGKLSTSTPSSSSAIKTPFVSGDVSGSDLVSGVIPSIKPR is encoded by the exons ATGTATCTTTCAAAGGGTTGCAAGCATCAAGTTCTTTTCATCTTGTGGTTCTGCTGCTACTTGCTACATGTTTCGGCGGAGAATAATATCACTGACCCTGTTGAAG TTGAAGCATTGAATGCCATAAAGCAAAGATTGAATGACCCTAATGGAAATTTGAGCAACTGGGGAGATAATGATCCATGTACATCGAAGTGGACAGGAGTTTTGTGCTACAATGAAACATTGGATGATGGATATCTACATGTTCAAGAACT gcAATTACTGAGTTTGAACCTGACAGGAAATTTGGCACCCGAGCTCGGCAACTTAACCCGTTTGTTAAGATT GAACTTTATGTGGAACAAGATAACTGGGAGTATTCCGAAGGAAATCGGTGAAATCAAAACTTTGCAACTCTT GCTTCTGAATGGAAACAACTTAACTGGTCCACTACCAGATGAGCTCGGCTATCTTCCGAATTTGGATAGGATACAAATTGATCAGAACAATATATCAGGGCCTGTACCTAAATCATTTGCAAACCTGAACAAGACAAAGCACTT CCACATGAACAATAATTCACTTAGCGGACAGATCCCACCGGAGCTTTTCCGGTTGCCGAGTCTTGTTCATCT TCTTCTTGATAACAACAAATTAACAGGATATCTTCCGAGTGACCTCTACAAGTTGCCAAACTTACTTATAAT TCAACTTGATAACAATAACTTTGAGGGAAATACTATTCCAAGTTCTTATGGCAACATGTCAAAACTGCTGAAAAT GAGTCTTAGGAATTGCAACTTGAGAGGACCAGTTCCTGATTTAAGCAGGATACCCCGCCTTCTTTATCT AGACCTCAGTTCCAATCAGTTGAATGGATCAATTCCTAGCAACAAGCTTTCCAACAACATCACAACCAT TGATTTATCGAACAACAAGCTTACTGGAACTATTCCATCCTACTTTTCTAGTCTTCCTGTTCTTCAAAGATT GTCACTTGAAAACAATTTATTGAAAGGCAGTGTTTCTTCCACCATTTGGCAGAACAAGACTTTGAATGGCAAAAAATTTATCTT GGAGTTGCAAAACAATAGCCTTACAAGCATATCAGGCACTACTGATATTCCTCCAAATGTCACACTCTC GCTCAATGGGAATCCTCTATGCTCAAATAATAAGTCCTTGGTTCAATTCTGTGGATCTGAGACTGCTGACAATAACACAAATGGCATTGTTTCAACAAATTCCAGCTCATGCCCTGCTCAAGCGTGCCCTCCTCCTTTCGAATATTCCTTGGACTGTTTCTGTGCAGCACCATTGCTTGTCGGTTATCGGCTGAAAAGTCCTGGATTTTCGGATTTTCGACCATATGTGTTTTCCTTTCAGGAATACCTGAGTACAGGTCTTAGTATACAGATGGATCAgcttcaatttaatttttattggcAAGCCGGACCTCGGTTGAGAATGGACTTGAAGCTTTTTCCAGTTTATGTTGATAACAGCAGCTCTCATATTTTCAATACAACCGAGCTCCTACGGCTCATGACCATGTTCACCGGATGGCACATTCAAGACAGTGATTTGTTTGGTCCTTATGAGTTACTTGGCTTCAATCTCCTTGATCCTTACAAGGGTG TGGTCATCCCCAAGTCTTCAAATTCAAAGATAAGTACAGGTGCTTTGGCTGGCATAATCTTAGGATCAATTGCCTGCGCCGTGACGTTATCTGCAATAGTTACACTCCTTATATTAAGAGTGAAGTTGAAAGATCGTCCTGTAGTTTCGAAGCGTCGTCATT CATCTAAGATCTCAATAAAAATTGATGGTGTAAGGGCCTTCACTTTTGGAGAATTATCTGCTGCTACCAACAATTTTAGCAACTCTTCTCAAGTAGGACAAGGAGGTTATGGCAAGGTTTACAAAGGTATTCTTTCTGATGGCACCGTTGTTGCCATTAAACGTGCGCAGGAGGGGTCACTGCAAGGTGAGAAAGAGTTCCTCACAGAAATATCATTACTTTCGAGGCTACATCATCGCAACCTTGTGTCTCTCCTTGGATACTGTGATGAAGAGGGTGAACAG ATGCTGGTTTATGAATTCATGCCGAATGGTACACTAAGGGAACACATTTCAG TTACAGCAAAAGATCCTCTGAGTTTCGCCATGAGATTGAAGATTGCGCTAGGATCAGCAAAGGGTCTTATGTATTTACACACTGAAGCTGATCCTCCAATATTCCACAGAGATGTTAAAGCCAGCAACATATTATTGGACTCTAAGTTCACAGCAAAAGTGGCTGATTTCGGACTTTCGCGGCTCGCTCCAGTTCCTGATCTTGAAGGAGTTGTCCCTGGCCATGTATCCACAGTGGTAAAGGGCACCCCG GGTTATCTTGATCCAGAGTACTTCCTAACTCACAAGTTGACTGATAAAAGCGATGTTTATAGTCTTGGGGTTGTGTTTCTGGAACTTTTGACTGGGATGCAACCAATCTCACATGGCAAGAACATTGTTAGAGAG GTTAATGTCGCGTATCAATCTGGCGTAATATTTTCGATCATTGATGACCGCATGGGGTCCTATCCATCTGAGCATGTAGAGAAATTCTTGACCTTGGCCCTGAAGTGTTGCGAAGACGAGCCAGAAGCCCGGCCTAAAATGGCAGAGGTGGTTAGGGAGCTTGAGAACATATGGTCCATGATGCCAGAATCAGATACCCGGAAAGCCGAATCGATAACCAGTGATTCAGGAAAGTTAAGTACAAGTACACCATCTTCATCCTCTGCTATAAAGA
- the LOC107644135 gene encoding putative pentatricopeptide repeat-containing protein At3g01580, producing MHRRNLLVKLLGTCCSKISIAQLHSQCLKLGLAHDSFIATNLNVLYAKYASVTEAYKLFEESPCRTVHLWNAMLRSYCLERKWVETLCLFHRMNACALSAEERPDNFTVSISLKSCVGLQRLKLGEMIHGFLKKEAMNKDVFVGSALIELYSKCGRMNDAEKVFMEYPNPDVVLWTSMVTGYERSRDPELALAFFSQMVASENVSPDPVTLVSAICACAQLSDFKLGRSIHGYVKRKGYDTKLCLTNALLNLYAKTGSIKSAYNLFEKMPDKDIISWTSMVACYTDNGAETKLLDLFNQMIDNRVEPNRVTIVSVLRSCTNMSNLEEGMKIHKLAIDNGLELDMAVSTALMDMYMKCFKPENAISLFNRMPEKDVVSWAVLFSGYAEIGMAHMSMGIFRNMLSTGTLPDAIALVKILAASSDLGILQQAVCLHGFLTKCGFDNNIFVGASLIEMYAKCSSIDNANKVFKQITHKDVVVWSSIIAAYGFHGQGEAALKLFNEMVDSSHVKPNHVTFLSILFACSHAGLIKEGIKIFDTMLNEYQLKPNSEHYAIMVDLLGRIGELDKGLEIINRMPMQAGANVWGALLGACKIHQNINMGELAAQNLFSLDPNHAGYYVLLSNIYCGDKNWHNAANIRKLVKENRLKKIVGRSMVELRNEVHNFVACDRLHHECDQIYDMLRKLNARMREEG from the coding sequence ATGCACCGGAGGAATCTCTTAGTGAAGCTATTGGGAACTTGCTGCAGTAAGATATCAATTGCACAGTTGCACTCCCAATGTTTGAAATTGGGCCTTGCCCACGATAGTTTCATTGCTACCAATCTTAATGTTCTTTATGCTAAATATGCTTCAGTTACAGAAGCATATAAGCTATTCGAAGAATCACCTTGTAGAACTGTCCATCTGTGGAATGCTATGCTTAGGAGCTATTGTTTAGAACGAAAATGGGTAGAGACACTCTGCCTGTTTCATCGGATGAATGCATGTGCTTTATCAGCTGAGGAAAGACCTGACAATTTCACAGTATCAATTTCTTTGAAATCATGTGTTGGTTTGCAGAGGCTGAAACTGGGCGAAATGATTCACGGTTTTCTCAAGAAAGAGGCAATGAATAAGGATGTGTTTGTGGGATCTGCCTTGATTGAGTTGTATTCGAAATGTGGACGAATGAATGATGCTGAAAAAGTGTTTATGGAGTATCCAAATCCAGATGTGGTTTTATGGACTTCAATGGTTACAGGCTACGAACGAAGCCGCGATCCTGAACTTGCACTTGCATTTTTCTCACAAATGGTTGCGTCAGAGAATGTGAGTCCTGATCCAGTGACACTTGTTAGCGCTATTTGCGCTTGTGCTCAGTTATCGGATTTTAAGCTTGGAAGAAGTATCCATGGATATGTAAAAAGAAAGGGCTATGACACCAAGTTATGTTTGACCAATGCACTGCTGAATTTATATGCAAAAACTGGTTCTATCAAGAGTGCATATAACTTGTTCGAGAAAATGCCTGATAAGGATATTATATCTTGGACCTCAATGGTTGCTTGTTATACTGATAATGGAGCTGAAACCAAGTTATTAGATCTTTTCAATCAAATGATTGATAACAGAGTTGAACCCAACAGGGTTACTATTGTTAGTGTACTGCGATCATGCACTAACATGTCCAATCTGGAAGAGGGTATGAAGATTCACAAATTAGCAATTGACAATGGTCTTGAATTGGATATGGCAGTCTCTACAGCTCTTATGGACATGTACATGAAATGCTTTAAGCCTGAAAATGCAATTAGCCTCTTCAACAGAATGCCAGAGAAGGATGTAGTTTCTTGGGCTGTTTTGTTTAGTGGGTATGCTGAAATTGGAATGGCTCACATGTCAATGGGCATTTTCCGCAACATGTTATCTACCGGAACCCTACCCGATGCAATTGCCCTCGTGAAGATTCTTGCTGCTAGCTCGGATTTGGGGATTCTTCAACAAGCCGTTTGTCTTCATGGTTTCCTAACTAAATGTGGATTTGACAATAACATTTTTGTCGGCGCATCTCTCATAGAGATGTATGCAAAATGTAGTAGCATAGATAACGCTAACAAAGTTTTCAAACAAATTACACATAAAGATGTTGTTGTGTGGAGCTCAATCATTGCAGCTTATGGATTCCATGGGCAAGGAGAAGCAGCATTGAAGTTATTCAACGAGATGGTTGATAGTTCACATGTTAAGCCTAATCATGTAACCTTCCTTTCTATTCTGTTTGCTTGTAGTCATGCAGGTTTGATTAAAGAAGGGATAAAAATATTTGATACAATGTTAAATGAGTACCAATTGAAGCCGAATTCAGAGCACTATGCCATAATGGTTGATCTTCTTGGCCGGATTGGAGAGCTAGATAAAGGCTTGGAAATAATCAATCGCATGCCAATGCAAGCTGGTGCTAATGTGTGGGGAGCCTTGCTTGGTGCATGTAAGATTCATCAAAACATAAATATGGGAGAACTTGCAGCTCAGAATCTTTTTTCCTTAGACCCTAATCATGCAGGGTATTATGTACTTTTATCAAATATTTATTGTGGGGACAAGAATTGGCATAATGCTGCAAATATTAGGAAATTGGTAAAGGAAAATAGGTTGAAGAAGATTGTAGGTCGAAGTATGGTTGAGTTAAGGAATGAGGTTCATAATTTTGTTGCTTGTGATAGATTACATCATGAATGTGATCAAATTTATGACATGCTAAGAAAACTTAATGCAAGAATGAGGGAAGAAGGTTAA